TAGTAGAGACCCTTTCCGTTGCTAACACCGGCAACAACCTCGGCAACCTTCTTCAGGAAGGTCGTCTGGCCGGCAGCGGAGAAGGGGATGCTCTTGAGATCGCTCGGGAAAGCGTACGCAGGGCTGGGGCAGCTCGTGGGCCAGTTGGTCTCGGCGACGACGATCTCCTTGCCCCATTTGGAGGCCAAGTTGGACAAGCTCGACTTGAGCGCGGCAAGGGTGGCGCCGGATCCGTAAAAGGGGTAGTAGGAGACGCCCATCATGTCAAAGTCGGTGGTCTTGAGCACGTTTTGGGCAAAAAGGCTGGTGTACCAGTTGGCCTGGAGGTTCGAGTCCCAGCCGTTGTCGAGGTGGATCATGATCTTGGGCTTGGGGCTCAGGGTCGAGTCCTTGATGCCGTAGGCGGCCGAGTTGAGGAGCTTGGCGACGTTGTACCAGTTGGACGTCTTGCCCGTGTTGAAGAGCAGACCCGCACGGATCTCGTTTCCGATGGAGATGATGGCGGGCGGGACGCCGGCCTTTTGGAAGGCGTTGCTGACGTCCAAGGTGTAGTTGTAGAGCCTCCAGCTGAGGTTCTCGATATCAGAGGGCCATCCGGACGGGATGGCCTGCTTGGTCGGGTCGGCCCAGGTGTCGCTGAAGTGCAGGGTGAGGTAAACGGAGAGGCCGGCCGCTTTTGCGCGCTTGGCGAGGGCGAGGTTGTAGTCGAGGTTGTAGTCGCCGTTGGACGGGTTCACCCAGACGCGCTGGCGGACCGAGTTGACGCCGGCGTTCTTGAAGATGGTCTCGAGGGCTTGGGAGGTGCCGGCACTGCTCTTGTATTTGATGCCGGCCTTCTCCTCGATGGTCGTCGAGGACCAGTCGACACCCTTGTAGGTCAGGGCGGCGTTGGCCGTGgagagggcgaggaggaagaCGGAGGCGAGGGAGGCGAGCATCTTGGGCGACGACGATCGatcgacgatgacgatggtGCTAGTATCGGAACTCTCTGATCAAAGGAATGGAGAGAAAGGGAGACAGCATACGCCCCTCTCAGCGTAAAGAAGAAGACTGGCAAAGAACGAGTAAAGCTtccctctctttctctccttCTTCGTGAAATTCCTGCTCCCAAGCGTGGTATATACTCCTTCCTCCACCTCTCTCTTCTTGGTGCCCCCTTTCCGGAGCATCAGCTAGACAGACCCGTCCCGTCCCTTCGTCTAATTGACGGGATCCTACGAACCCATCTCTTGGAAATCCCCGCTTCAATAGTCACCGGAAGCAAATACTCACCAGCAATCAGCAGGCGACACCAGACGAAATGTAACCCTGGTATAGCCTCCCCCGGTCACAACACCCGTCAGACTAACAAGACAAAGAGGAGCCGACAGGCATGCGTCTGCTTCATCCATATTGCCCAGTCCATCCTCTGTGCTACACTACAGTACTCGGCTACGGCAGAGAAGGGACGAACCGCTTCTGTTTGCTTACCAAACACTGCCAAAGCCAACTGCCAGCCCGGCCAGCCACAGCCACAGCCAACAAGAAGCAACCCAACCCAGCTTTTGACTAGACTATACTCGATTTACTCGTCCCTCCCAGTTGGCTGTGGAGAGCTTGACGTTTCATCGCGCAACTCCTTGGTCAGGGAAGAATTGGCGACTCCTCCAATCATGGCCTATTTTCCCCACCCTTTCTTGCCCATTCTGTCAACCTGGCCCAACTTGGCGAACCTAGGCCACCCCCTTCGTTTGCTGCTGGGAGCCTGGGACTCTGGGAGGGCAGCAAGCGAGCTGCGCCCCTCAACTCTCTGGCGTAGCGGGCACTCAGGTGATCCAGCCGCCCTCTTCGGCGTCAATAAGCCCGCTCTTTTCAATATAAGTGCCGTCTGCCACTCCGGAAAGTCGTCAGCCAAAAGTGCGGGTCGTAAGAGAAGGCCCGAGCTGGTCGGAGGAGTGGCTTGCGTACCCGAGATGACAGGTCGAACAGCTTCATCCCTGGTCTGTTTCAGTTTCCGAGATCGCCCTTtgaaagaggaagaggaaaagaaagagaacgAAACATTGTGTTCGGAAGCCGTTGGCGCGAGCTTTGCCTCACACGTGGTACCCTTTTCCCAAGGTTCACACTAGAATCGATGGCGGCTATCGCTGCTTTCCGGCTAGAACGGAAGAGCCTTCTTTATTTTGGTTTTTCGTGCTGACATTTCGACAGGGGGGATGTTGAAATAAGCTTGGCCCGGAGCCATGATCCGAACACCTGCAACTTATCCCCGAGCGCGCAGCTTTAGCGAATGTCCATCCTCATGTCCGACTTATCAAATTCTCCGGGCTTATCGAGAACGCGGAGAAGGGCAATTATCTGCCTCATCATTCATTTATTGTCGAAACACAATCAATCGGAAAATGATCAAATATTCATCCTTATCATCACTCCAGACCAACACTCGACGCACCCTATGACTATTCAGATATCCAATAGCGAAAGTTAGAGTGTGATGTGTTGATCGGAATACCATCCGAGTTGAGATGACAGCCGTCGGCGCTAACTTCTTCTTTGACCAAGCTGGGGTGGTGCAACATCGTCACGAGGGCAGCAATTTCTCGCCCAATACGGAGCACACTACATTACCCCGGGAAACGGGACTCGGCTCGCTTCGTCGCTGCAGCCCATCCCGCACCATGTGTCACTGTGTGTGTGACTGTGACCTCGCTGCTTCTTTTCGAATATTTGCCGTGGATCGTGATGTCGGCAGGTCAGCTACGTGCAGCAATAGCGGGCAGccgcaaaaaaaaaacagaTTAGCAGTGGCCCGTGGGGCTCCAACGATGGGATGCGCGCCAATGACGCATCGTCAAGTTGCCCCAGAACAAAACCACTAGCCCCGGATTCCGGCTCTTTTCGAGAATGGATTCGTGGAAACTTCATGATCCTGGGGGCGGCTGGCTGGCTGTCACTTTGTTAAAGTTTTTCTTCGTCTTTACCCCACGATTGTTACCCCACTAGATGAtgtctttctctttctcaaCCTGCAGTTCATCGAAGATGCGGGATGATGTTGGCAGTGAAACCGGTTGGCTTGTGACAACCGGTTCCATGGAAGCTTCTCGATGCCGTGGTAGTTGTTGTCGAGGGCACTAGATCAATAGATGAACCTAGCCTAGTGAGTTGACAACTGTCAAGGCGGTCTTCTACGGGCATTGGATGTCTTCCGAGTAGCATCTCGTCCGTATGGTAGCTATGGGGGAAAGGGGCCGGGTAAACAAATAGGCGACCTTCCCAATACGACCAGCCTCCGGATCCCGTTCTCTCAGTCTGAGAAAGGAGAGTCGGGATGCTGAGGCGTGAAATGAGCGAGGGACAACTCTGCCTAGGCATACTCGATTGAGACACTCACTGCCGGCGGGATCTTGGGTTACTGGGAGTGGTTAATGCTAAGGTTTAGAAATCTCTTCAAGAGAAACCGATGACCCAACCTTGGCTTGGTCTCAGCAAGCTCGCCGCCGACAGAACTGACGTTGACTGCAAGCTTTTACAGCGGTAGCTAATAATTTCGCAAGCTGTCAGGAATGCTGCTGAACTATCAAAGCCTCTTGACCAAGGTTTCCGCGCACGCGGTCTCCCAAGACGAAGAACAGGACACTCGAACACAAAACGCTTACATCTAGCTGACTGATTTTCAACTCTCGCGATAATACATCCTTACCCGAACACAGAATACGAGTCGTCCACTGATAATCCCAGAACCTGCTCTCTTATTGTTCCAGCTCAATCCACGTGGTCGCACTCGAGTTTTACGAACAGAACACTCAAGTCGGACGTTGCTCAGCCCCATGGCGAATCCGTTCATCGAATCCTTACACCACGGTCATCCCTCCTGCCGGGCCCAAAAGCCCGAGCCGCCCTCTTCACTGACGTCTCAAGGATGAACGTCTCTTGATCACGGTTTTCTAAATACATGTGGTCATGCAGGTTCACCAACAGGACACTCAAAACGGAACTACTTTACCAAAGTAACTATGACTGGACTGGTTTGGCCGCTCATCCATTCTCTTACATGAGGCTATCCCTAACCGCCGGAAAAATCCAAAGTACGAGTCGTCCGCTGACGTCCCAAGCTTGGGCAAACTCCAAAAACGAAGACGACAAACGTTGGAGCCACTGCCGAGCGAACATCGCTATTTGATACAAACCCAACCCCGGGGTTCTGGGGTTCTACTCACAGCCCACTGTCAAAGTCAACCTTCCTATGCCCGTCGTGACAAAGACCGAAAATATCACCCGGCACTTGAACTCTACATACCTTGACGGGAGTATCAAGTCGCAGGGACGGGGTTCAACATTTCTTGAATACGTAAACTACTCTCCAACAGAACGAGCTCGGCATAGAAACCTCCTTCATTCCCGAGACATACCCCCACGACCACCGCTATGCGCCGCAAGTCAAGCCCAGTCACGCACGGCAGATCTTCGTTGCTTCCTCGCAGGTTCACCCGCGGGTCAAATGATTCATCCCACTCTATGCCGAAGGACCGCGGAGCCCAACCTAACTACCGACTCCGATGGTCCCCCCCCTTCCCGATGCCCGCTTACACCGCTTGACCGCTCGCTACCTACCCACAGCCGCAACCAACTATCAAAACCGCCTTCGGGGGTACCCCCATATAATCCTCCATTCGCCACACCGAAACCCCCGTCCTCCGGTCCCCCCCGAGTCAAGCAATGCCGGAGGCGTCGTCACCTCCACTTCCCTGAGGTAGATAGCTTTACGCGGAGAGGAACCTCCTGTGTTTCGCTTCTTGCCTCCATTCCCCTACTATCCCCGTTCTCCGCCTCTCCTGCGGCGCTCCGCGGCCCCGACAACAAGTCAACGTCCTTGAGCCCCATTTTCCCCGCTTTTCCTTCCCGGTCGGGAATATCGAAGCGGGGAGGCTTCCCCGGTGATTCTCTTCTTGTCCATAAATGGAcagtatactatttatatccaCATGCCCAGAGTTCAGGTTAGAAGACTACTCTCAACCCGTGCCTGTCATATGCCAAGCACCCATCAGCCAACTCCGGCTTTCTCTCCCAACTTTCCCTTCATTCGGGCACCCACATGCTTGAGGACCTGCCCTCATCAACAGTGGGTGCACACACAAGGGCCCACTCGTCTCAAGTGGAAGGAATCCAGACCTCGCTTCTCTGAAGAAGGCCAGGGCCCAGGGAACCTCGGCAACAGACACCCGGCAGACAGGGCACAACGGTCGAGAGAAGCCTGGAGGGGGCAAGAAACACAGATCGGCCAGATCTACCGTAACCAAAAAGCTAAGGTGGAACAGCCcctaagaaaaagaaaagacgGATCATGGTTCAGTAAGCCTCGATACCAGCGGTAAGACCTGCCTTGGAAACACTCTACTAGAAGAGCTTGCGGCAaaagcgagagagagagagagagaacctTGGAAAGGTGCGGCACAGGACCGGCCGGCCGGCAGACGTCAATCACATGGCGCGCATGAACGTTGACTTGGCCGCCCCTCGGCATCGCCAAAAAGAGAGTGTGTCGGGAAAACTCGTCCGAACTGAGCAAGCAACATCATCTAACTACCGGTAAGCAGCTGTCAAATCTTGTATGCAAGCAGATGGCATATTTGGCTAGGTAAGCACATGGCCGGGACAATCCAACGTCTGTTCGTCTCTTTTCAGGGGTGGTCCCTCGTCACAGGGAAAACTTGTCCGGCCTTGTTTCCATTTCTCAAAAAAGTCCAATCCGTGATGTCATCAAATTCATATGCTAGAAATGTGTCAAAGATATGCTCTGCCTGAGCTGTCCTGGCTGTAGAACCCCGCTATCAGCCGTTATATGATATccgaaagaaagaaaaaacacCGTACCCATCCATTCCCGCGAAAATGCTTGACCACAGTCCCTCATAAAATCCTGACCCATATGTGTTGTGATGATGATAGATCCTCGTCTCGTCCTTTCCTCTGAACGGCCTGTGGTCCGCAAGGAGACAAGTAAAGTCGAAACAAAAGTGGCCTGTCTATGCGTAATGCCTTCCGTCCAGAGGTTACCCACCCGCAGCCTTGCCACATGAAACTCCTACTATCCGTGACTCCTACCATTCCATTCTTATGTACACTTCTCGCGCCGTCAAGATCGGCCAATCTAAGCATTCGCCAATCTGGAGTTTGCGTGATCCCATACGTCGAGTGTGTCTGCGTAATAGCCAGCTGTTGCGCTTACACTGCGTTCGCCGGGACTGTGATGCCCGTCACCGGGATTTGCTGTGCTTTTTGAAAAACACCAGTCAGAATTTCGATGTGGTTCACAAAGGACTCGGCAGTCATGTTGTGGCCCTTTTCTGCCTTGCTTTCCTCGGTAACCCAGTCTGAACCCCAGACTTCTGGTGGAATGATGGTGTTCTTGTAGAGTGCAATCCGCACGGGCCACTCAAGATGCTCCCACCAAGGGCTTGTGGCTTCAAACTGGGAGACAATGCCCATGACTTCTCTCCGAGCAACACCATCTAGCCACCACACTGCTGACTCGAATCCTTTCAGCAGCGCGAAGAAGCAAGCAAGAATTGTCAGGGCGCGAGGTCGACGCTCTTCTAGCAATTCAATGAAGCGCTTTGACACGGTGGCGGGGAAAGCGAGGGCGGCACCGCGATGAGGCAATTTGTGTGCCCAGTTGAGAACGGCGATAGCATGCTGGTACGATTGCCTAGTTGACATAGCCATAAGAGTGTCTTCGGTTTGAAGCTCCTCGTCCAAGTTGTCGAGCAACTTTCCAAAGAAAGAGGTGGGCGAGGTCGCATCGAGATCCAGCTGGAGGACGGGTTGCGAGTCGATGATGGGAATGACAACGCCGCTATTGCGAATCCAAGGCCAAGATGTTGCCACGACCGTTTTGACACCCTGGAAAGCGTGGAACCAAGAAAGTGGTAGAGAATAGGCGCTTGAAGGGTCGCTCGGGTCGGCTTCGTCGCGGATAAAGATTCGTGTAGCTGTTGACTGGAAAGCAATCAGAGCTGCTGTGAGGAAGAGAGACTCTGCGTTGGCCTCAGTAATGCCGTTTTGCAAAGTTGTGCAATATGCCGCTAGCGAAGATGCCATGTACGAATGAGATGCTCTGATGAGGGCCCTGTCGTCTGGATTGAAAGAGCGCAGGTGTAATGCAGCAACGGCAAGCATAGCATCCGCCAGGTAGGTGGCACCGCCGAAGGCCAGCCTCGGAACCGTGTTTGTCCAAATATCCTGCGTGGCGGGTGTGTTCACCACTAGCGTACGGGAGGTCATGGAAGTGAATTGGTGCATCAACCGTAACTCGAGAAGTCGATTATTAGGTGTCGTCGTGGCAGATACGGCAGCAGTAGAAGGAGTGGTGTAGAGCGGTGAGCAGTTCATGGCAGGTGGTGAGCCAGAAAAAGAGGGAGTCTTTGCCCGGTGTGCTGATGGGGATGGTGCTGTGGACGAGGCTCTGTCAATGGGAGACTGTGACGATTGGGTATTCGAGGGTGTGAGGGCGGTGAGGAGTTCGTCGAACATGTCGGGGTTCTCGAAGTCGCACGGCACGCCGTGCTTGAGGCAGTTGCCGCACCTTGGGTGGACTTCATCGCACTATCAGGTTGCCAATGTCAGCCAACATAGGCATACTTTGTAAAGGCGACCGGAAGCGAAGTCTGTAGAGGGGCGACAGTACCTTGATCTTGCGCGACTTGCAACGCTTGCAGCCGGCTCTCGACTTTTTGTGTGATCTTCTCGGAGGCATGTTGGCGACAGTTGAGGATGTTGACGATTGGGTGCCAAAGCAGTGATCAGGTCGGCGGGGTCCCACTCTATAAGGTGAGCGTGGGTTGGTCTTCACGTGTCGTCAACTGGGGGGTCAATGTTGACGTCGACGTCTGTGTCTCGTGGGGGCTCAAATATAAGGGGCCGAGGAGCATAACAGGAAGGCAATCTTATTGACGTGGTGCAAGTGTTGAAGAAAGCTGGGGGCGGGGTTGTCTTTAAGGTGTTGACAGGCGCCAAGGGCAGTTGAATGAGGCAGATGGGAATGGAAGGAAGAAAAGAAATGAAGTGAATGATGGTGTCGAAGTTTCGGGGTAGACTGGCTAAGTTGTAGTTGTGGAGATTGACGATTCGGGGTTCGAGGGACCGGGGGCCCGGGGATATGCGTGTTGCGTTTGCGCTGTTGTGGGCCCAAGTGCTGGTCCTTTCTCTTTATGGGACCGTCaactccgtacggatacccaAGAATCAACAAAATAATAAGACCAGAAAGGGAATCCGTATCGCAAGAGCAAGAGAGCAACTTGTTATGAGGAGACAGAGGACGGACCAGGCCCAAAGCTTGGACCAAAGTACTGGCAGTGCTGGGTGCAAGTGCCTTTTGTGAGGTGTAAGCAGTGGAGGCAAATAAGAGAAGGTAGGGTTTGAGTTGAAGCAAGGAAGAGCAATCAAGGTAAGGTTGGGAGAAGTCGAGTTGAACGCCGGGCTGGTTGTAACATCCAGGTTGTTGCAGTCAAGGTGACGAGGTGTGTTAATATCGGCGTCGGGGGAGGCTGGGGGTCGGGGAACGGTGTCAAAGTCACAAGTTTTGattctttctttcttgtcTGAAGAATGAAAAGACGTTTTTCCCCCTTCCTGTCTAGCGTTGAACGGTTATGTTGTGGTTGCCCGCTGATTGCTGTGCTGTCGTGGGGCAGAatggaaggagaaggaggtgCAGGGGGGAATGGCCCGGATGGGAAGCAGAGTCACTGACATTTGCGGCCGTGGGCCGTGAGCTGCGGGCTGCGGGCTGTGCAGCCTGCCCTCCACACTAACCGAATCGAGTTGCGGCGAATTGTCAACTCAGACTCCACAGTGATACCAGAGGTACCTCTTAACCTTGTTGCCGGACG
The Colletotrichum lupini chromosome 6, complete sequence DNA segment above includes these coding regions:
- a CDS encoding arabinogalactan endo-1,4-beta-galactosidase, producing MLASLASVFLLALSTANAALTYKGVDWSSTTIEEKAGIKYKSSAGTSQALETIFKNAGVNSVRQRVWVNPSNGDYNLDYNLALAKRAKAAGLSVYLTLHFSDTWADPTKQAIPSGWPSDIENLSWRLYNYTLDVSNAFQKAGVPPAIISIGNEIRAGLLFNTGKTSNWYNVAKLLNSAAYGIKDSTLSPKPKIMIHLDNGWDSNLQANWYTSLFAQNVLKTTDFDMMGVSYYPFYGSGATLAALKSSLSNLASKWGKEIVVAETNWPTSCPSPAYAFPSDLKSIPFSAAGQTTFLKKVAEVVAGVSNGKGLYYWEPAWMNNQALGSSCPSNTLFAYPGTALSSLDTFKSI